In Thermotoga sp. Ku-13t, one genomic interval encodes:
- a CDS encoding ABC transporter ATP-binding protein yields MLLRTQRLTKSFGGLVAVKQVDLQIESGEILGIIGPNGAGKTTLTNLISGVFYPNEGCIYFEEKDITFVPAHLRARMGIARTFQLVRPLRDFTAFENVMVSCLFAKGDSLRQARETARKICDMVGLEKADRRLDKLTVFELKKLEIARALGCQPRLLILDEVMAGLNFEEMQSVIALVKSLRERQITICVIEHVMSVISQLTDRVVVLDRGEIIAEGPYEKVAHDPRVISAYLGEET; encoded by the coding sequence GTGCTTTTGAGAACACAGCGACTGACAAAGAGTTTCGGAGGTTTAGTGGCTGTCAAGCAGGTAGATCTTCAGATCGAATCGGGTGAGATACTGGGCATCATAGGCCCAAACGGGGCAGGCAAAACCACGCTGACAAATCTCATATCAGGTGTCTTCTATCCGAACGAGGGGTGCATCTACTTCGAAGAGAAAGACATCACCTTCGTGCCAGCCCATCTGCGGGCACGCATGGGCATAGCGAGAACCTTTCAGCTGGTGAGGCCGTTGAGGGATTTCACCGCTTTCGAAAACGTCATGGTTTCATGCTTGTTTGCGAAAGGTGATTCTTTGCGGCAGGCGCGTGAGACTGCAAGGAAGATATGTGACATGGTGGGCCTTGAAAAGGCCGATAGACGTCTGGACAAGCTCACCGTGTTCGAGCTGAAAAAACTCGAGATTGCCAGAGCACTTGGTTGTCAACCCAGGCTACTGATCCTTGACGAGGTCATGGCTGGTCTAAACTTTGAAGAGATGCAGAGTGTGATAGCACTGGTGAAATCTCTGAGGGAGAGGCAGATAACGATCTGTGTGATCGAACACGTGATGAGCGTGATAAGTCAGCTCACGGATCGAGTGGTGGTCCTCGACAGAGGCGAGATCATCGCTGAGGGTCCTTACGAGAAAGTGGCTCACGATCCAAGAGTCATCAGCGCTTATCTCGGGGAGGAAACGTGA
- a CDS encoding ABC transporter ATP-binding protein, which yields MALLKIESLTVRFGGLVAVDSFSMSVQKGTIHSLIGPNGAGKTTVFNAITRAVKVHSGSIELDGVELTRVLPHRIVSMGVARTFQNVAVFRYLTVLDNLYLGYHHRIEGGLLSDLVLTKRRLVQSYEMYREALKIADFLNLKSRLLSYAGTIPYFYQKLVEIGRALMAKPKLLLLDEPAAGLNEVETDQLVNIIRRIKDELGITVLLIEHDMRVVMDISDMVTVMDFGKKISEGLPHEVQKDSKVISAYLGEIQGA from the coding sequence TTGGCGCTGTTGAAGATAGAATCGCTCACGGTTCGCTTCGGTGGCCTTGTGGCGGTGGACAGCTTTTCGATGAGCGTTCAAAAAGGAACGATCCATTCCCTCATCGGACCCAACGGGGCTGGAAAGACGACGGTTTTCAACGCGATAACTCGTGCCGTGAAGGTTCATTCTGGAAGTATTGAACTCGACGGTGTGGAGCTGACGCGTGTTCTGCCGCACCGGATCGTTTCAATGGGTGTTGCGAGGACCTTCCAGAACGTCGCGGTGTTCAGATACCTCACCGTGCTGGACAACCTTTACCTCGGATACCACCACAGGATCGAAGGAGGATTGCTGAGCGATCTGGTTTTGACGAAACGCAGGCTCGTTCAAAGTTACGAAATGTACAGGGAGGCTTTAAAAATTGCGGATTTTCTCAACCTGAAGAGTCGATTGCTGAGTTATGCGGGTACCATACCTTACTTCTATCAAAAGCTGGTCGAGATAGGCCGCGCTTTGATGGCGAAACCAAAACTGTTGCTTCTGGACGAACCTGCCGCTGGACTCAACGAGGTGGAGACGGACCAGCTTGTGAACATCATAAGGCGCATCAAGGATGAGCTGGGGATCACCGTTCTACTTATCGAGCATGACATGCGTGTGGTGATGGATATCTCTGACATGGTGACCGTGATGGATTTTGGAAAGAAGATCTCTGAAGGTCTTCCGCACGAGGTTCAAAAAGATTCAAAGGTGATAAGTGCTTATCTGGGAGAGATACAGGGTGCTTGA
- a CDS encoding ABC transporter ATP-binding protein produces the protein MLKIESLNAAYGRIRVLWDVFLEVNEKEAVGLFGPNGAGKTTLVNCIVGLLRPISGRIIFQDRDITGMETHEIVKLGISLVPQERELFPGMTVEENLRAGANYIPHARARMNEAFDLVFTLFPILKERSRQKVGTMSGGQQRMIAVARALMSFPKLLILDEPSVGLQPSIVSELFSKLREIKDHGVSILLIEQNVKQGLKVVERGYVLENGRIVLQDSSANLMNHGHVKKAYLGL, from the coding sequence ATGTTGAAGATAGAAAGTCTGAACGCTGCCTACGGGAGGATACGGGTTCTCTGGGACGTTTTTCTCGAGGTGAACGAAAAGGAAGCTGTTGGATTGTTCGGTCCCAACGGGGCCGGTAAAACCACCCTCGTAAACTGCATCGTTGGACTTCTGAGACCGATCTCCGGGAGGATCATCTTTCAGGACAGAGACATAACTGGCATGGAAACGCACGAAATCGTCAAACTTGGAATCTCTCTGGTGCCACAGGAGCGTGAACTCTTTCCCGGAATGACGGTTGAGGAAAATCTGAGGGCCGGAGCAAACTACATCCCACATGCGCGTGCGAGGATGAACGAAGCCTTCGACCTGGTGTTCACACTGTTTCCGATCTTGAAGGAGAGGTCCAGGCAAAAAGTTGGTACGATGAGTGGTGGCCAACAGAGAATGATTGCCGTTGCGAGGGCGTTGATGTCATTTCCAAAGCTGTTGATACTCGATGAACCATCCGTTGGTCTACAGCCTTCCATCGTATCGGAATTGTTTTCGAAATTGCGCGAGATAAAAGATCATGGGGTCTCGATCCTACTCATAGAACAGAACGTCAAGCAGGGTTTAAAGGTTGTTGAGAGAGGCTACGTTCTCGAAAACGGTAGAATAGTGTTGCAGGACTCTTCTGCCAACCTGATGAATCACGGTCATGTTAAAAAAGCCTATCTCGGTCTGTAG
- a CDS encoding ABC transporter substrate-binding protein, protein MKKTFAALMLLTALFVFAEVGVYPDKIVVGTFQALSGPYAVIGQEMSKGLLAYFNWVNKNGGVYGRKIELIIADDQLNPTKTVVEVKRLVESDKVFAIVGGLGTYGCLAVMDYLEQNKVPFVYQGAGTSLLVVPPKRYIFGVQPDYTLEGQLIAKFLVENLKKKKVGVIYMANDVGKEGLAAVKMRLEKYGMKPALEIAYNPLETDYSALAINVLNVSPDAIVIYGFITDTVRWIKTLRDYGVSADIVTTYANADPSFINLAGKYAEGVYLTGWVPLPTPDRPEFVRDYQRAVAIFQESYPNQIMSSYAVAGFIAAEVFVAGLVKAGPDLTREKLVETLETFRNWNGILAKDITWGPGLRRGKSTMYFMKIENGVFTPVTDLIGLD, encoded by the coding sequence GTGAAGAAGACGTTCGCTGCGCTGATGTTGCTGACCGCGCTCTTCGTGTTCGCAGAAGTTGGTGTCTATCCAGACAAGATCGTAGTTGGAACCTTCCAGGCTCTCTCCGGGCCGTACGCCGTGATAGGTCAGGAGATGTCCAAGGGTTTGCTCGCCTACTTCAACTGGGTCAACAAGAACGGCGGAGTTTACGGCAGGAAGATCGAGCTCATCATAGCGGACGATCAGCTCAACCCAACCAAGACCGTCGTTGAGGTCAAGAGACTCGTCGAGTCTGACAAAGTCTTCGCGATCGTTGGAGGTCTCGGCACCTATGGCTGTCTCGCCGTCATGGACTATCTGGAACAGAACAAGGTGCCATTCGTCTACCAGGGTGCCGGTACGAGCTTGTTGGTGGTCCCACCGAAAAGGTACATCTTTGGGGTTCAGCCGGACTACACGCTCGAAGGGCAATTGATCGCGAAGTTCCTTGTCGAGAACCTGAAAAAGAAGAAGGTCGGGGTAATCTACATGGCCAACGACGTTGGTAAAGAGGGCCTGGCCGCGGTGAAGATGAGGCTTGAAAAGTACGGCATGAAACCCGCTTTAGAGATCGCTTACAACCCGCTTGAAACCGACTACAGTGCCCTGGCGATAAACGTTCTGAACGTTTCACCGGATGCCATCGTGATATACGGTTTCATCACAGACACCGTCAGGTGGATCAAAACTCTGAGAGATTATGGAGTGAGTGCCGACATCGTCACAACCTACGCCAACGCCGATCCGAGTTTCATAAACCTTGCGGGTAAGTACGCCGAAGGTGTGTACCTGACCGGGTGGGTCCCGCTGCCGACACCGGACCGACCGGAATTCGTCAGGGACTATCAGAGGGCGGTCGCGATATTTCAAGAAAGCTATCCGAACCAGATCATGTCCTCCTACGCGGTTGCCGGTTTCATAGCCGCCGAGGTGTTCGTTGCCGGTCTGGTCAAAGCAGGTCCAGATCTGACGAGGGAAAAGCTTGTTGAAACGCTCGAAACGTTCAGAAACTGGAACGGCATTCTGGCCAAAGACATCACCTGGGGTCCGGGACTGAGAAGGGGTAAATCGACAATGTACTTCATGAAGATCGAAAACGGTGTATTCACACCGGTCACAGATCTGATAGGACTCGACTGA
- the fabG gene encoding 3-oxoacyl-[acyl-carrier-protein] reductase — protein MRLEGKVCIITGAASGIGRAASLLFAKEGATVCACDVSEQALNKLVEDARGLPGSIDPYVLDVTNREQVFKTVEQIATKYGKIDVLVNNAGITRDALLVKMTEEEWDAVINVNLKGVFNMTQAVAPYMIKAQKGSIINTSSVVGIYGNIGQTNYAATKGGVIAMTKTWAKELARKGAQIRVNAVAPGFIRTPMTEKVPEKVIEAVLSRTPLGRMGEPEEVAYVYLFLASDESSFVTGQVIGVDGGLTF, from the coding sequence ATGAGGCTGGAAGGAAAAGTGTGCATCATCACGGGTGCGGCGAGCGGGATTGGCAGAGCGGCAAGCTTGCTGTTCGCCAAAGAGGGAGCAACTGTCTGCGCGTGCGACGTTTCCGAACAGGCATTGAACAAACTCGTCGAGGATGCAAGGGGTCTTCCCGGTTCCATCGATCCCTACGTGCTCGACGTGACGAACAGGGAGCAGGTCTTCAAAACCGTTGAGCAGATCGCAACGAAGTATGGGAAGATCGATGTTCTTGTGAACAACGCAGGAATAACCAGAGACGCTCTGCTCGTCAAGATGACCGAGGAAGAATGGGACGCGGTGATCAACGTCAACCTGAAAGGCGTTTTCAACATGACACAGGCGGTCGCACCGTACATGATCAAGGCTCAGAAAGGTTCGATCATCAACACCTCCTCCGTCGTGGGCATCTATGGGAACATCGGTCAGACCAACTACGCGGCGACCAAGGGTGGAGTCATAGCGATGACGAAGACATGGGCAAAGGAGCTCGCGCGCAAGGGTGCGCAGATAAGGGTGAACGCAGTCGCGCCTGGTTTCATCAGAACGCCCATGACAGAAAAGGTTCCTGAAAAGGTCATAGAAGCCGTGCTGAGCAGGACTCCATTGGGACGCATGGGTGAACCCGAAGAAGTGGCGTACGTCTATCTGTTCCTTGCGAGCGACGAATCGTCCTTCGTCACGGGTCAGGTGATAGGCGTCGATGGAGGTCTAACGTTCTGA